One segment of Gasterosteus aculeatus chromosome 3, fGasAcu3.hap1.1, whole genome shotgun sequence DNA contains the following:
- the ankrd12 gene encoding ankyrin repeat domain-containing protein 12 isoform X1, with product MAKPGSDRDAAMVDKQAGKKSKEKLSPFTKTPKLDRSELLGKEGKAKSSMKRKLSFTASPLRTEERDSDTDDSDPGQSSETWGERLVPPCRMYAEKDVPDKKKVKKESGGKKSQAPNLLFGYPLSERKQMALLMQMTANSPDSTPSHPSQTTPVQKKVPSSASSRQKDKVNKRNERGETPLHMAAIRGDAKQVKELISLGADVNVKDFAGWTPLHEACNLGYYDVAKVLIAAGAEVNTQGLDDDTPLHDASSSGHKDIVKLLLRHGGNAFQANKRGERPVDVADSQELEKLLKGEVPLSDQDDTSSESEDPLSVNPSSVDDNLEDSDTEKDSDGKPVTKASSSVPGLDEYEFKDEEEEEDLSKALNDRHILRRELRQREKEEKDRNHVAGKPGGKGDSTPKSKKQKSSRVHCSSDTSSDEMESLPDKRSSPTCSQSSESLKAEPRSKKENTEQKDKGKVKRKSKSQNKNKENQEDGKENSKTLVLSLATVSESTDKGREEDSFKMSFSPKDDSSVHLFHLSSIKPPKLNHSLTDKQTPLKQENTKMCISISDSPCPVDGVKYNHYAQADYCTEGSSTKGCKHKEKSKHQQKDSSGDGDDGRLSPDRDGSIGNSVDGSEGALRKTDLDGKVVKKHKLKHKEKDKHRREYEADRSHHRQKEPRKDGHRNLEFDREFWKENFFKSDETDEHLPARKEGDDNSLVHKAADSSPAKDERNAKEKHPAGKEKRPREEREKDKAVKKERKEAAGKEEKLKDSKPSERDERADCLGSGRIPDDLLQSNSMKEETEEKPISGITADQEQLDFSEKGSRDKTDKRFPGKEKDSEKMEKRHPDKEKKVKAEHADKAEVQNSVDRWKEKERTGTISSHSPGDKNYKENEKLKSLSTTKKHEDSRKNKDKFDKRSDRQDREYGAGDHREKERTNSDKKGRSLDKRTDHGRSDRSKEKDCDRKKRDKLKDGTLSSSSNLKSLLEEKKGYLSESVKSLSSKSKEDLGRTPEKDRRDRERDADKHKDKERYKDRSQQAKNSKPKTNDVDADKVKSKASLATRDAKPKEKRLVNDDLMQTSFERMLSLKDQEIEQWHRKHLEKIKQKERERLKQRPLADPGKPKTKDRTKSDPGLNKELNRSKSSDASDVHGRDKIPKDGASPRTMSLDGKSLPSLGAKVMSAVENCLTRSPRPESERGGFMSRSVSLVSVASSEDSCQATTLTSRHVEYDSDMNLETSDSQPAFLQSSLVIQATRSPLGPDKDCNSLPDVPQSNRTLLPGRHESPYLRAILDEDANSSTECKAVECQPKCSQPAEEPGTLGTRESSAETEEVLGSQQQCVNSVCDLAAERAGSPLVVLTVNKDPPSKSLNLLEDISSQTESTEQKAPPSCDPPVEKDVPGLIETSQAERSSRDSDKPWTPTACLLAEPLQLANTKGVQQIADSGAESTQQTEPGAPHVPDLQDEPLESADGADEESMETESFRAEGAGSPVPSTSAHIPGAAAGEALPGSGQTVPESKCSQDDTDASDRDGENLRPPGDTEAPCLDSETQQRDTALPASSDGASPGQKAEETTGQPQGAQKNDCEAAVSVITECPPVGDGALAECSSESTADAGGSEPMEALPADERPESSSAGEEQSQSAVQSAIQTDSNSSSSSSSSGSSSSGSSSSSSSSCNSSSSSTCSASGSCSPQSGDRDSDSSGARLKVRSADEDGDMHVAHPRKRKMPKAASSQPFPASQQEKERGQQSLAAIVDSVKLEEIQPYQTERANPYYEFLHIRRKIEEKRKVLCSVTPQPPQYYDEYVTFNGSYLLDGNPLSKLCIPTITPPPSLPEQLKEMFKQQEVVRMKLRLQHSIEREKLIVSNEQEVLRVHYRAARTLANQTLPFSACTVLLDAEVYNMPQDVQSDDGKTSVRDRFNARQFMSWLQDVDDKFDKLKTCLLMRQQHEAAALNAVQRLEWQLKLQELDPATYKSTSIFEIPEFYIPLVEVNDDFDLTPI from the exons ATGGCCAAACCTGGGAGCGACAGAGATGCAGCCATGGTGGATAAGCAGGCGGGGAAGAAG AGCAAAGAAAAGTTGTCCCCTTTCACCAAAACTCCGAAGCTGGACCGGAGTGAATTGCTGGGGAAGGAAGGGAAAGCCAAGTCTTCCATGAAGCGCAAGCTCTCCTTCACTGCCAGTCCGCTCCGGACTGAGGAGCGAGACTCCGACACAG ATGACTCAGACCCAGGCCAATCGAGTGAGACCTGGGGAGAGAGATTAGTGCCTCCCTGCAGGATGTACGCAG AAAAAGATGTACCAGACAAGAAGAAGGTGAAAAAGGAGTCTGGGGGCAAGAAGTCCCAGGCTCCCAACCTTTTGTTTGGGTATCCTCTGTCAGAGCGCAAACAGATGGCGCTCCTAATGCAGATGACTGCCAATAGTCCAG ACTCTACTCCCAGTCACCCCTCACAAACGACTCCTGTGCAGAAGAAAGTCCCCAGCAGCGCCTCATCTCGTCAGAAGGACAAAGTCAACAAGAGGAACGAGCGAGGGGAGACTCCCCTTCACATGGCGGCCATCAGGGGCGACGCCAAGCAAGTTAAAGAGCTCATTAGCCTAGGAGCTGACGTCAACGTCAAAGACTTTGCAG GTTGGACTCCTCTTCATGAAGCCTGTAATCTTGGTTATTACGACGTGGCCAAGGTCTTAATAGCAGCAGGTGCAGAAGTGAACACGCAGGGTCTGGATGACGACACGCCCCTCCACGATGCTTCTAGCAGCGGACATAAAGAT ATTGTGAAACTGCTGCTGCGCCACGGTGGCAACGCCTTCCAGGCGAACAAACGTGGCGAGCGGCCCGTGGATGTGGCTGACTctcaggagctggagaagctattgaagggagaggtgccactgTCGGACCAAGACGACACGTCTTCAG AATCTGAAGACCCGCTGTCCGTCAATCCCTCCAGTGTAGACGACAACTTGGAGGACTCCGATACCGAAAAAGACTCCGACGGTAAACCTGTCACGAAAGCATCATCGTCCGTTCCGGGGCTGGACGAGTACGAGTTcaaagacgaggaagaggaggaggatctcAGTAAAGCCCTGAACGACAGACACATTCTCCGGAGGGAACTCCGGCAGCGTGAGAAGGAAGAAAAGGACAGGAATCATGTGGCAGGAAAGCCGGGTGGAAAAGGGGATTCCACCCCAAAGTCCAAAAAGCAGAAGAGTTCCCGTGTCCACTGCAGCTCTGATACCTCCAGCGACGAAATGGAGAGCCTTCCGGACAAAAGGAGTTCCCCCACCTGCTCGCAAAGCTCCGAGAGCCTCAAGGCAGAACCCAGGTCTAAAAAGGAGAATACTGAGCAGAAAGACAAGGGCAAAGTCAAGAGGAAGAGCAAAAGCCAGAATAAGAACAAGGAAAACCAAGAGGACGGGAAGGAGAACAGCAAAACGTTGGTCCTCTCTCTCGCAACCGTGTCCGAGAGCACAGACAAGGGAAGGGAGGAAGACTCGTTCAAGATGTCTTTCAGTCCTAAAGATGACTCATCCGTCCACCTCTTCCATTTGTCGTCCATCAAGCCTCCAAAACTGAACCACAGCCTGACGGATAAACAAACGCCACTCAAACAGGAAAATACTAAGATGTGCATTTCCATCAGTGACAGCCCATGTCCGGTGGACGGTGTGAAATACAACCACTACGCACAGGCAGACTACTGCACGGAAGGCTCCAGCACCAAGGGCTGCAAGCACAAGGAGAAGAGCAAGCATCAGCAGAAGGACTCCAGTGGAGACGGGGACGATGGCCGCTTAAGTCCCGACCGAGACGGTAGCATAGGAAACAGCGTGGACGGCTCTGAAGGTGCCTTACGGAAGACCGACCTGGACGGCAAGGTGGTAAAGAAGCATAAGCTTAAACACAAGGAGAAGGACAAACACCGGAGGGAATACGAGGCAGATCGCAGCCACCACCGGCAGAAGGAGCCCAGGAAAGACGGCCACAGGAATTTGGAGTTTGACCGAGAGTTCTGGAAAGAGAATTTCTTCAAAAGTGATGAAACTGACGAACATCTGCCAGCGAGAAAGGAAGGTGACGACAACAGTTTAGTCCACAAGGCCGCCGATTCCTCCCCTGCCAAGGACGAGAGAAACGCGAAGGAGAAACACCCGGCCGGCAAGGAGAAGAGGCCGAGAGAGGAGCGAGAGAAGGACAAGGCGGTGAAAAAGGAGCGGAAGGAGGCTGCTGGTAAAGAGGAGAAGCTAAAGGACTCGAAGCCGAGTGAGCGTGACGAGCGGGCGGACTGCCTCGGCTCAGGGCGGATTCCTGACGATTTGCTGCAGAGCAACAGCATGAAAGAAGAGACGGAAGAGAAACCCATAAGTGGGATCACAGCTGATCAAGAACAGCTGGACTTCTCTGAAAAAGGCTCACGCGATAAAACTGACAAGAGGTTCCcgggaaaagagaaggattcagagaaaatggagaaaaggcATCCAGACAAGGAAAAGAAGGTTAAAGCGGAGCATGCTGACAAAGCTGAAGTTCAGAACTCAGTGGATCgctggaaggagaaagagagaaccgGAACCATTTCTTCCCACTCGCCTGGAGATAAAAACTACAAAGAGAACGAGAAGCTAAAATCTTTATCCACAACCAAAaagcacgaggacagcaggaaaaaTAAAGATAAGTTCGACAAGCGGTCAGATAGGCAGGACAGAGAATACGGCGCTGGGGATCACAGGGAAAAGGAGCGCACCAACTCTGACAAGAAAGGCAGATCTCTCGATAAGAGGACGGATCATGGCAGATCGGACCGCTCAAAAGAAAAGGACTGCGACCGGAAAAAGAGAGACAAATTAAAAGATGGCACTCTTTCCTCGAGCTCCAATCTCAAATCActtttagaagagaaaaagggaTATTTGTCCGAGAGTGTCAAGTCTCTATCCTCAAAATCCAAGGAAGACCTCGGGAGGACACCGGAGAAGGACCGCCGAGACCGCGAGCGAGACGCCGATAAACACAAGGACAAGGAGCGGTACAAAGACCGCTCCCAGCAGGCCAAAAACAGCAAGCCCAAAACCAACGACGTGGATGCGGACAAGGTCAAGTCCAAAGCCTCACTGGCAACACGAGACGCCAAGCCCAAAGAGAAGAGGCTTGTGAACGATGACTTGATGCAGACCAGCTTCGAGCGGATGCTCAGCCTCAAGGACCAGGAGATCGAACAGTGGCATCGGAAGCACCTGgagaaaatcaaacaaaaagagcGGGAGAGGCTTAAACAGCGGCCTCTGGCGGATCCAGGGAAGCCCAAGACGAAGGACCGGACGAAGTCTGATCCGGGCCTGAACAAGGAGCTCAATCGCTCAAAGAGCTCCGACGCCTCAGACGTCCACGGCCGAGATAAGATCCCGAAAGACGGCGCCAGCCCCAGGACGATGTCGCTCGACGGGAAAAGTCTGCCTTCTCTCGGCGCGAAGGTCATGTCGGCCGTGGAGAACTGTCTGACCAGGTCGCCCAGGCCGGAGAGCGAACGCGGGGGCTTCATGTCCAGGTCGGTGTCCCTAGTTTCTGTCGCCAGCTCGGAGGACTCTTGTCAGGCGACCACGTTGACCTCGCGGCACGTCGAGTACGACTCCGACATGAACCTGGAAACCTCGGACTCGCAGCCCGCCTTTCTCCAGTCTTCCCTCGTCATTCAAGCCACCAGGTCGCCGCTGGGTCCCGATAAAGATTGCAACAGTCTTCCAGATGTGCCGCAAAGTAATCGGACGCTGCTGCCCGGCAGGCACGAGTCCCCGTACCTCCGGGCCATCCTGGACGAGGATGCCAACTCGTCGACTGAATGTAAAGCCGTTGAGTGTCAGCCGAAATGCAGCCAGCCCGCCGAAGAGCCGGGAACCCTGGGAACACGAGAGAGCTCGGCGGAGACCGAAGAGGTCCTCGGCAGTCAACAACAATGCGTGAATTCAGTTTGCGATTTGGCCGCAGAGCGAGCAGGGAGCCCTTTGGTAGTTTTAACGGTAAACAAAGATCCTCCGAGTAAAAGCCTGAACCTTCTGGAGGACATTAGCTCTCAAACGGAGTCGACGGAGCAGAAAGCTCCTCCCTCTTGCGATCCTCCCGTTGAAAAGGACGTCCCGGGTCTAATCGAGACCTCCCAGGCAGAGCGCTCTAGCAGGGATTCAGATAAACCATGGACACCCACGGCCTGTCTGTTAGCGGAGCCGCTGCAGCTCGCCAACACTAAAGGCGTCCAGCAGATCGCTGATTCTGGAGCGGAGAGCACGCAGCAAACCGAACCGGGTGCCCCACACGTTCCTGACCTTCAAGACGAACCTCTGGAGAGTGCGGACGGAGCTGATGAAGAGAGTATGGAGACGGAGAGCTTCAGAGCAGAGGGCGCAGGAAGTCCCGTCCCCTCTACCAGTGCCCACATTCCCGGCGCAGCAGCAGGGGAGGCGCTGCCGGGCTCCGGACAAACCGTCCCGGAGTCCAAATGTTCCCAAGACGATACGGACGCAAGTGACAGAGACGGCGAGAATTTGAGGCCTCCCGGCGACACTGAGGCTCCGTGTCTCGACTCGGAGACGCAGCAAAGGGACACCGCACTCCCGGCGTCATCGGACGGCGCGAGCCCCGGACAAAAGGCAGAAGAGACGACCGGGCAGCCGCAGGGCGCGCAGAAGAACGACTGCGAGGCGGCCGTCTCCGTCATAACGGAGTGTCCCCCCGTCGGGGACGGCGCGCTCGCCGAGTGCTCCTCAGAATCGACGGCAGATGCCGGCGGCTCGGAGCCGATGGAGGCGCTGCCTGCTGACGAGCGACCCGAGTCCTCTTCAGCCGGAGAAGAGCAGAGTCAAAGCGCCGTCCAGTCCGCAATTCAGACCGACAgcaatagcagcagcagcagcagcagtagtggtAGCAGCAGTAGcggcagtagcagcagcagcagcagcagctgcaacagtagcagcagcagcacatgcagCGCCTCAGGGAGCTGCTCTCCGCAATCCGGAGACCGGGATTCCGATTCGTCCGGGGCAAGGTTGAAGGTTCGCTCGGCGGACGAGGACGGAGACATGCACGTCGCCCACCCGCGCAAGAGGAAGATGCCCAAAGCGGCGAGCTCGCAGCCGTTCCCCGCCAgccagcaggagaaggagagaggccAGCAGTCCCTGGCGGCCATTGTGGACTCTGTGAAGCTGGAGGAGATCCAGCCCTATCAGACGGAGAGGGCCAACCCGTACTATGAGTTCCTGCACATCCGGCGGAAGATCGAGGAGAAGCGCAAAGTGTTGTGCAGCGTCACCCCACAGCCGCCGCAGTATTATGATGAATATGTGACCTTCAACGGATCCTACCTCTTAGACGGAAACCCACTAAGCAAGCTCTGCATACCAACT ATAACTCCACCTCCATCATTACCGGAGCAGCTGAAGGAGATGTTCAAACAACAAGAGGTTGTCCGCATGAAACTACGGCTTCAACACAGCATTGAGAGG GAAAAGCTGATTGTTTCGAATGAACAGGAAGTCCTGCGTGTCCATTACCGGGCAGCGAGAACGTTGGCCAATCAGACGCTGCCGTTCAGTGCCTGCACGGTTTTACTGGACGCCGAAGTGTACAACATGCCTCAAGACGTCCAG AGTGACGATGGCAAGACGTCAGTCAGAGACCGATTCAACGCCAGGCAGTTCATGTCCTGGTTACAGGATGTCGATGACAAGTTTGACAAACTGAAG ACGTGTCTTCTGATGCGGCAGCAGCACGAGGCGGCGGCCCTGAACGCCGTGCAGCGTCTGGAGTGGCAGCTcaagctgcaggagctggaccCCGCCACCTACAAGTCCACCAGCATCTTTGAGATCCCAGAGTTCTACATCCCACTCGTGGAGGTCAACGACGACTTTGACCTCACTCCGATATGA